A portion of the Candidatus Nitrosotenuis aquarius genome contains these proteins:
- a CDS encoding integrase repeat-containing protein, with protein MCAKKTYRSFDDARRFVRTLKLGSAREWIKYAQSGKKPRDIPTSPNEVYRNEWKGFEDWLGYTAKRNSAQEFLPFNEARKYVSSLNLNTEAEWRKYYNSGKKPANIPVSPNTVYRRNWQGWKHWLGVTKKGGKGKFLSFEDARKYVHTLKLSGSLSWHSFCDSGKRPAHIPRHPNKVYKDTWNGWSDWTNFYPQRNKFGKLRSYEEAKQFIHSLGLKNNIEWKEWKKSGKKPPDIPSTPELVYGSEWKGLGDWLGTNAIAPSKRKYRSFKDAREFARKLGLKNGREWKEWSKSGARPIDIPGNPNNTYRKEWRGFGDWLGTFTVAHQNRKFLPFDDARKFVRSLNLKNATEWYNYSRTKRPSNIPGNPQATYRDQWISYTDWLGKDDDGRWSVDKIKSLLKGLIESGIIYQWDEAVLYSFLNRKGLLNLGEGNRHNQFFKDMLKAIKTKAGREAIEDYVNSDYELPPDFSQIIEINSPMADTNEEISAANIEELADLIDDSDPLEYKPVESVENIFKHTSFLESINVDEEAMKFYVNYSLAQLWKNAFRNEMETVNKIKNEGTNGNKFHDEVVQTFLTDYNGMKNLQIPEEYSFPKSPLLMQLYVAYKMTRENSFGNFSGTGSGKTLSAVLSSRVLDSRLTVIVCPNNVVEHWKDQTLEIFPNSEIISGKDSFFVKYDETKYKYAILNYDKFNQPYSPNLISNLAQQKVDFVVLDEIHFSKIRDANVSARRQNLDGLMTELRKRNPNLKVLGISATPVVNNLQEGRSLLELITGKVFDDVATRPTIPNAVTLYEKLSNVSIRELPEYPIQLDTKTVDVEVPRPSNITIQQLKSNPLSIEQILTDSRIPEIVKLIEGQTIIYTEYVEKIIEKISLAVRDAGYSFARHTGSDHSGLKQFLARKVQVLIASRPISTGIDGLQEICNRLILNTLPWTNAQYQQILGRLVRRGQIKDVVHVYIIKASIAGYPYDQLKLDRIKFKKTLADCAVDGRLPEKNLISPEQATTEAVRWLERLERGEISTVRRPDLNVELSTVQVEQRIKKYGDFEKFNQRINTENSETTHARFLKNPEEWLEYHRQYREARKTWSIIPYEHWIKRLNELSPRLEIGDFGCGEAMIMESVGDRVHSFDHVAISERITSCDLQSVPLHDGSLDVIVFSLSLMSRNWQDYIKEARRCLATNGFLFISETSHAVNGRLKEIRQFLQQEGFEIYEDYENGTFTFIEARKV; from the coding sequence TTGTGTGCGAAAAAGACGTACCGTAGTTTTGATGATGCTAGAAGATTTGTTCGAACATTAAAGCTTGGATCAGCAAGAGAATGGATCAAGTACGCACAATCAGGGAAAAAACCAAGGGATATTCCAACTAGTCCAAATGAAGTCTATCGTAATGAATGGAAGGGTTTTGAGGACTGGTTAGGATACACAGCAAAAAGAAACTCAGCACAGGAATTTTTACCATTTAATGAAGCAAGAAAGTATGTCTCGAGTTTAAACTTAAACACTGAAGCTGAATGGAGAAAATATTATAATTCAGGTAAAAAACCAGCAAACATACCAGTCTCTCCCAACACGGTATATAGACGCAATTGGCAAGGCTGGAAACATTGGTTAGGAGTAACAAAAAAAGGCGGTAAGGGTAAATTTCTTAGTTTTGAAGATGCTAGGAAATATGTTCACACTCTCAAATTATCTGGTTCTCTATCTTGGCACTCTTTTTGTGATTCTGGTAAAAGACCTGCACATATCCCTCGCCATCCAAATAAAGTTTACAAGGACACTTGGAATGGCTGGTCGGATTGGACTAATTTTTATCCTCAACGAAATAAATTTGGAAAACTTCGATCATATGAGGAAGCAAAACAATTCATTCATAGTTTAGGTTTAAAAAATAACATTGAGTGGAAAGAATGGAAAAAATCTGGTAAAAAACCACCAGACATACCATCTACTCCTGAGTTAGTCTATGGAAGTGAGTGGAAAGGTCTTGGCGATTGGCTAGGTACAAACGCAATAGCACCAAGCAAAAGAAAATATCGTTCATTCAAGGATGCGAGGGAATTCGCAAGAAAACTCGGACTAAAAAATGGAAGAGAATGGAAAGAATGGTCAAAATCCGGAGCCAGACCAATCGATATCCCAGGAAATCCAAATAACACTTACAGAAAAGAATGGCGGGGTTTTGGCGATTGGCTCGGTACTTTCACAGTAGCACATCAGAATAGAAAATTCTTACCGTTCGATGATGCTAGAAAGTTCGTGAGATCCCTTAATCTCAAAAATGCTACTGAATGGTACAACTATTCACGCACAAAACGACCTTCAAACATCCCCGGAAATCCTCAGGCGACCTACCGAGATCAATGGATCAGCTATACAGATTGGCTCGGGAAAGACGACGATGGTCGCTGGTCTGTTGATAAAATAAAATCCCTTTTGAAAGGATTGATTGAAAGCGGCATAATTTACCAATGGGATGAAGCTGTACTCTATTCATTTCTCAATCGAAAGGGATTATTGAATCTCGGAGAAGGTAACAGACATAATCAATTTTTTAAAGATATGCTTAAAGCTATCAAAACAAAAGCTGGCAGGGAGGCTATAGAAGATTATGTAAATTCAGATTATGAGTTACCTCCAGATTTTTCACAGATAATAGAAATCAATTCACCCATGGCTGATACCAATGAAGAAATTTCTGCTGCAAATATTGAAGAATTGGCGGATCTAATTGATGATTCAGACCCTCTTGAATACAAACCAGTTGAATCCGTAGAAAACATCTTCAAACACACAAGTTTTCTCGAATCAATTAACGTGGATGAAGAAGCTATGAAATTCTATGTCAATTATTCACTTGCCCAGCTCTGGAAAAACGCCTTCAGGAATGAAATGGAAACTGTCAACAAGATAAAAAATGAGGGTACAAACGGGAACAAATTTCATGATGAAGTAGTTCAAACCTTCCTGACCGATTACAATGGAATGAAAAATTTGCAAATTCCAGAAGAATATTCGTTTCCAAAGTCACCTCTTTTAATGCAATTATACGTTGCATACAAGATGACTCGAGAAAATTCATTTGGGAATTTTTCTGGAACTGGCTCTGGGAAGACTCTGTCTGCAGTACTGTCAAGCCGTGTATTAGACAGCAGACTCACTGTCATAGTGTGCCCTAATAATGTGGTAGAACACTGGAAAGATCAAACACTAGAAATCTTTCCTAATTCAGAGATAATATCTGGGAAAGACTCGTTTTTTGTAAAATATGATGAGACAAAATACAAATACGCAATTCTCAACTATGATAAATTCAATCAGCCCTATTCACCAAATCTCATTTCTAACTTGGCACAACAGAAAGTGGATTTTGTAGTACTTGATGAGATTCATTTCTCAAAGATTCGAGACGCTAATGTAAGTGCAAGGAGACAGAATTTGGATGGTTTGATGACCGAATTACGAAAAAGAAATCCAAACTTGAAGGTTCTTGGAATATCTGCAACTCCAGTAGTAAATAATCTTCAAGAAGGGAGATCGCTCTTAGAACTCATCACAGGTAAAGTCTTTGATGATGTTGCAACCAGACCGACTATTCCAAATGCTGTAACTCTGTACGAAAAGTTATCCAATGTTTCAATTAGAGAATTACCTGAATATCCAATACAATTAGATACAAAAACTGTTGATGTCGAAGTTCCACGACCATCAAATATTACAATACAGCAGCTGAAAAGTAACCCGTTATCAATAGAACAAATTCTGACAGATTCCAGAATACCTGAAATTGTCAAGTTAATCGAAGGTCAAACGATAATCTATACTGAATATGTTGAAAAAATAATAGAAAAAATATCACTAGCGGTACGTGATGCAGGCTATTCATTTGCTCGTCATACTGGCTCTGATCATAGCGGTCTCAAGCAATTTCTTGCTAGAAAAGTACAAGTGTTGATTGCATCAAGACCAATCTCTACGGGAATAGACGGATTACAGGAGATCTGTAATCGATTAATCTTGAACACATTACCTTGGACTAACGCACAATATCAACAGATACTTGGAAGATTGGTTAGACGTGGTCAAATAAAAGATGTCGTTCATGTGTACATCATTAAAGCTAGCATAGCTGGTTATCCGTATGATCAGCTCAAGCTTGACAGAATAAAATTCAAGAAAACACTTGCTGACTGTGCTGTAGACGGCAGACTTCCTGAAAAGAATCTAATCTCACCAGAACAGGCTACAACAGAAGCTGTTAGATGGCTTGAACGACTGGAAAGGGGCGAAATATCTACTGTAAGGAGACCTGATCTTAACGTGGAACTTTCTACGGTTCAAGTAGAGCAACGTATCAAAAAGTATGGAGATTTTGAGAAGTTTAATCAAAGGATCAACACTGAAAATTCTGAAACAACCCATGCTAGATTCTTAAAAAATCCTGAAGAGTGGTTGGAATATCATAGACAATATCGTGAGGCGAGAAAAACTTGGAGCATCATTCCATACGAACATTGGATAAAACGACTCAATGAGCTATCACCAAGACTCGAGATTGGTGACTTTGGATGTGGAGAGGCAATGATCATGGAATCAGTAGGAGACAGGGTCCACAGTTTTGATCATGTTGCTATTAGCGAAAGAATTACTTCTTGTGATCTACAATCAGTTCCATTACACGACGGGAGCTTGGATGTCATAGTGTTTTCTCTTTCTCTAATGAGTAGAAATTGGCAAGACTACATTAAAGAAGCAAGAAGATGCCTAGCTACCAATGGCTTTCTTTTCATTTCAGAAACATCACATGCAGTTAATGGTAGATTGAAAGAAATACGTCAATTCCTACAGCAGGAAGGTTTTGAGATCTACGAAGATTACGAAAATGGAACATTTACTTTCATAGAGGCACGTAAAGTATGA
- a CDS encoding site-specific integrase, with protein MPESRALRIFYDTIGSQATKKQYDYQLKLFQKHYKLRTIESILSIEPKKLQTMIEDYVYEIKQKGLSKSYVNMAVCAIQGFTSMNDVILNFPKIKRLYRNPLSKLNFKLQN; from the coding sequence ATGCCTGAATCAAGAGCCCTGAGGATCTTTTATGACACAATCGGCTCTCAAGCTACCAAAAAACAGTACGATTACCAGCTTAAACTCTTCCAAAAACACTACAAGTTAAGAACAATCGAGTCCATCTTATCGATCGAGCCCAAGAAGCTACAAACCATGATTGAAGATTATGTCTACGAGATCAAGCAGAAAGGACTAAGCAAAAGCTACGTAAACATGGCAGTTTGTGCCATTCAGGGATTTACCTCCATGAATGACGTTATCCTGAATTTCCCCAAGATAAAGCGATTATATCGAAACCCTCTGAGCAAACTGAATTTCAAGCTTCAAAACTAG
- the endA gene encoding tRNA-intron lyase, translated as MHGELVENRIVVWDVKKSKELFSESYYGKPIGMAKPKPEEIDVPLILDLIEGFYLQEKDQLVIHKSKKKITKPQLLEICRKEYHNFDRKYQVYKDFRDKNYIVNPGIKFGCDFAVYQRGPGIDHAPYLVQVHNKTDAVTSTGVVLAGRLATSVKKHFILAIPGADKVNYLALDWWRA; from the coding sequence ATGCATGGCGAGCTTGTAGAAAATAGAATTGTTGTCTGGGATGTAAAAAAATCAAAAGAACTTTTCTCAGAATCATATTATGGCAAGCCAATAGGCATGGCAAAGCCAAAGCCGGAGGAAATCGACGTCCCATTAATTCTGGATTTGATAGAAGGTTTCTATCTTCAAGAAAAAGATCAGTTGGTAATTCACAAATCAAAGAAAAAAATAACAAAGCCGCAATTATTGGAGATCTGCAGAAAAGAATACCATAATTTTGACAGGAAATATCAAGTTTACAAAGATTTTAGGGACAAAAACTACATCGTAAATCCGGGGATAAAATTTGGTTGCGATTTCGCAGTGTACCAGAGAGGCCCCGGAATTGATCATGCACCATACTTGGTTCAGGTACACAACAAGACAGACGCAGTAACATCAACTGGAGTTGTGTTGGCTGGAAGACTTGCAACCAGTGTAAAAAAACACTTTATCTTGGCAATACCGGGCGCTGATAAAGTGAATTATTTGGCACTTGATTGGTGGCGTGCCTAG
- a CDS encoding DUF47 domain-containing protein, translated as MYSGELEVQAKRKAIAVLQDEINRILNAARELATLPALIMKKDKAGIKTVNEQISSIEEEVENLRRKITREVADVGGLIMNRENLLNTAYTMDEIAGYITGIAFNLSNIKPATLKSAKIDEDISDLIELLVDEVYKLNEIVRGLNTNTANAIELAQETQKIEREIDKKYRQTIIKALDEISNTKELLLVKDVIQGIEEMSDKCQQVSDSFILLALSL; from the coding sequence ATGTATAGTGGAGAACTAGAGGTCCAAGCAAAACGAAAAGCAATCGCAGTTTTGCAAGACGAAATCAACAGAATATTAAATGCCGCAAGAGAACTAGCAACTCTTCCAGCATTGATCATGAAAAAAGACAAGGCAGGAATCAAGACAGTAAACGAACAAATTTCCAGCATTGAAGAAGAGGTAGAAAACCTTCGACGCAAAATTACACGAGAAGTGGCTGATGTTGGTGGGTTGATAATGAATAGAGAAAATCTCCTCAACACGGCATACACCATGGATGAGATTGCAGGCTACATCACTGGAATTGCGTTCAATTTATCAAACATAAAACCAGCTACACTAAAGAGTGCAAAAATAGATGAAGACATCTCCGATCTGATCGAATTACTTGTTGACGAAGTCTACAAACTAAACGAAATTGTGAGGGGTCTTAATACAAACACTGCGAACGCAATCGAGCTTGCCCAAGAAACCCAAAAAATAGAACGTGAAATAGACAAAAAATACAGACAGACAATAATCAAAGCACTCGATGAGATTTCAAACACAAAAGAGCTGTTGCTGGTCAAAGACGTGATTCAGGGAATCGAGGAAATGTCAGACAAATGTCAGCAGGTATCGGACTCTTTCATTCTGCTCGCGTTGAGTCTATAA
- a CDS encoding ATP-dependent DNA ligase produces MRFSEIADTFEKMSATTKRLELTQYLVELFQKTPQETISKMVYLIQGKLRPDFEGVELGLAEKLAIHALAKSSGIPIKKINSVYAEDGDLGSAAAKILEQKTQTTFLAQDITAERVYETLYKIAKLEGPRSQDMKMKYVSSLLNDATPQEAKFILKIAMGTLRLGIADNTVMDALAISFTGSKENREKLEAAYNVSSDLGRVAETIARKGLDGLKDFHVKVFSPIRPMLAERVKSESEAVEKLGTGFAAEYKLDGERVQIHYKDNTMILYSRRLENITSYYPDILENVPKALKTTDVILEAEAVAINLDSGEFLPFQELMHRRRKYDIDRIVEKYPITVNLFDVLYLNGQDLLNEPYRTRRKKLEGITAEDDYTKIVTQTTVHTENEIEDFLENGINAGCEGLMLKALDAPYRAGARGSNWLKLKREYRNELGDSLDLVVIGAFFGKGRRTGKYGTLLLASYNADRDVFESICKVGTGFTDENLDQFYQILQDKVTLRKNPRIESGMEPDVWFEPELVIEIVASEITLSPVHMTAKDSIRSGSGLALRFPKFTGKIRMEKAAEDASTDQEVITLYKNQKKVTQNVSEV; encoded by the coding sequence ATGCGGTTTTCAGAGATTGCAGATACTTTTGAAAAAATGAGTGCCACCACAAAGAGATTGGAGCTTACTCAGTATTTGGTAGAATTGTTCCAAAAAACACCGCAGGAGACAATCTCAAAAATGGTATATCTAATTCAAGGCAAGCTGCGCCCAGACTTTGAAGGGGTTGAACTTGGCTTGGCAGAAAAACTTGCAATTCATGCCCTTGCAAAATCATCTGGGATTCCAATAAAAAAGATAAACTCTGTCTATGCGGAAGATGGAGACCTAGGTAGTGCCGCAGCAAAAATTCTAGAACAAAAAACCCAGACCACGTTCTTGGCACAAGACATTACAGCGGAACGAGTATACGAAACACTATACAAAATAGCCAAACTGGAAGGACCGCGCTCGCAAGACATGAAAATGAAATATGTTTCTAGTCTGCTAAATGATGCAACTCCTCAGGAAGCAAAATTCATACTAAAAATAGCAATGGGCACACTGCGCCTAGGAATTGCAGACAATACAGTAATGGACGCACTTGCAATATCATTTACTGGCTCTAAGGAAAACAGAGAGAAATTAGAAGCAGCATATAACGTATCATCTGATTTGGGAAGGGTTGCTGAAACCATTGCACGCAAAGGACTGGACGGGTTGAAGGATTTTCATGTCAAAGTTTTCAGCCCCATACGACCAATGCTTGCGGAACGAGTCAAATCAGAATCTGAAGCAGTTGAAAAACTTGGAACAGGATTTGCTGCAGAATACAAGCTTGACGGTGAACGTGTTCAGATTCACTATAAAGACAATACCATGATATTGTACTCCAGAAGATTGGAAAACATCACCAGTTATTATCCAGACATTTTGGAAAATGTCCCAAAGGCACTAAAAACAACTGACGTCATACTAGAGGCAGAGGCAGTCGCAATAAATCTAGATTCTGGAGAATTTCTCCCATTTCAGGAATTAATGCATCGGCGAAGAAAATACGACATAGACAGGATCGTGGAAAAATATCCAATCACAGTAAACCTATTTGATGTGTTGTATCTTAATGGTCAAGACCTGTTAAATGAGCCATACAGGACAAGACGAAAAAAGCTTGAGGGAATAACAGCCGAAGACGACTATACCAAGATAGTCACACAGACCACAGTTCACACTGAAAATGAAATTGAGGATTTTTTGGAAAATGGGATTAATGCAGGGTGTGAAGGGTTGATGCTCAAGGCGCTTGATGCCCCATACAGAGCAGGGGCACGGGGAAGCAATTGGCTCAAATTAAAACGCGAATACAGAAACGAGCTTGGAGACAGTTTGGATCTAGTCGTAATTGGGGCATTTTTTGGAAAAGGCCGTAGGACTGGAAAATATGGGACACTTCTTTTGGCCTCATACAATGCAGATAGAGATGTTTTTGAGAGCATTTGTAAGGTAGGAACAGGATTTACAGATGAAAACTTGGACCAATTCTATCAGATACTACAAGACAAAGTCACACTCAGGAAAAACCCAAGGATAGAAAGCGGAATGGAACCTGACGTATGGTTTGAGCCAGAACTGGTAATTGAGATAGTGGCATCAGAAATAACGCTCAGTCCAGTACACATGACTGCAAAGGATTCAATCAGATCCGGAAGCGGACTTGCCTTGAGATTTCCAAAGTTCACAGGCAAAATTCGCATGGAAAAAGCTGCAGAAGACGCGTCCACGGATCAGGAAGTAATCACATTATACAAAAATCAGAAAAAGGTAACCCAAAATGTATCCGAAGTCTAA
- a CDS encoding fructose-1,6-bisphosphatase, translating to MKVTVSAIKADVGGIGGHTRPSDGLLDAVRKTIKNAGNLLLDHYIGYSGDDVHIIMSHTKGTDNAEIHGLAWKAFEEGTRVAKSEGLYGAGQDLLKDSFSGNVKGMGPGVAELEFEERPNEAFTVLAADKTEPGAFNYPFYRLFVDALSNTGLIVNKSLAAGVKFNIMDVEEGKIAELELWQDKPVLEAALMYPGRYVISSVYTKSGEPIASLSTDRLHNIAGTYVGKDDPIAIVRTQKNFPATEELGSVFNNPHYVAGNTRGSHHMPLMPVKINTAASIDFCIPIIEALVFSMHNGKFTGPFDGFSTPDWDYVRNIATQKALAMRSQGFIHPATLVPAELEYAEGYKAVIEGLHKKMKPMGSTAKSAGNKNYEDPD from the coding sequence GTGAAAGTTACAGTTTCTGCAATCAAAGCTGATGTTGGCGGAATTGGCGGTCACACAAGACCAAGCGATGGATTGCTGGATGCTGTAAGAAAGACAATCAAAAATGCCGGCAATTTGTTGCTAGATCACTACATAGGATATTCAGGCGACGACGTGCATATTATCATGTCCCATACCAAGGGCACAGATAATGCTGAAATTCACGGATTAGCATGGAAGGCATTTGAAGAAGGCACAAGGGTTGCAAAGTCCGAAGGATTGTACGGTGCAGGCCAAGATCTTCTAAAGGATTCATTTTCAGGAAACGTAAAAGGTATGGGGCCGGGAGTTGCAGAATTAGAATTTGAGGAAAGGCCAAATGAGGCATTTACTGTTTTAGCGGCAGACAAGACAGAGCCAGGCGCATTCAATTATCCATTTTACAGGTTATTTGTGGATGCACTATCAAACACAGGATTAATTGTAAACAAATCACTTGCTGCAGGAGTAAAATTCAACATAATGGATGTGGAAGAGGGAAAAATTGCAGAGTTAGAGCTTTGGCAAGACAAACCAGTCTTGGAGGCAGCGCTAATGTATCCCGGCAGATATGTGATTTCTTCAGTATACACAAAATCTGGCGAGCCAATCGCATCATTATCAACTGACAGGTTACACAACATTGCAGGAACATATGTAGGAAAAGATGACCCGATCGCCATAGTGCGAACACAAAAGAACTTTCCTGCAACAGAAGAGCTAGGAAGTGTTTTCAACAACCCACACTATGTAGCTGGCAATACAAGGGGCAGTCACCACATGCCATTGATGCCAGTTAAGATAAACACTGCAGCATCAATTGACTTTTGCATACCCATCATAGAAGCGCTAGTGTTCTCAATGCATAACGGCAAATTCACAGGGCCGTTTGATGGATTTTCGACTCCAGATTGGGACTATGTGAGAAACATTGCGACACAAAAAGCACTTGCAATGAGAAGTCAGGGATTCATCCACCCAGCAACACTGGTTCCAGCAGAACTAGAATATGCTGAAGGATACAAAGCTGTAATCGAAGGTTTGCATAAGAAGATGAAGCCCATGGGATCCACTGCCAAGTCAGCAGGTAACAAAAACTACGAAGACCCAGACTAG
- the tuf gene encoding translation elongation factor EF-1 subunit alpha encodes MATKPHLNLIVTGHIDNGKSTTMGHFLMDMGLVDERTIASHAAESEKTGKGDTFKYAWVMDNIKDERERGITIDLAFQKFETPKYFFTLIDAPGHRDFIKNMITGASEADAAVLVLSAKEGETDTAIAPGGQAREHAFLLKTLGVNQLIVAINKMDDSNYSEAAYKVAKEKAEKLIKSVGYKLENVPIIPVSGWKGDNLVKKSENMPWWTGKTLLQAFDDFTNPEKPIGKPLRVPIQDVYTITGVGTVPVGRVETGSFKPNDKIIVMPSGATGEVKSIETHHTQLEKAEAGDNIGFNLRGVEKKDIKRGDVMGHPDNPPKAAKEFRAQIIVIHHPTAVAPGYTPVMHAHTAQVAATITEFEAKINPATGAVDEQNPKFLKVGDSAIVKIRPVRPTCVETFKDFPEMGRFALRDMGATIAAGIIKDITEEYKP; translated from the coding sequence ATGGCAACAAAACCACACTTGAACTTGATCGTAACAGGTCACATTGATAACGGCAAATCGACCACAATGGGACACTTCTTAATGGATATGGGTCTTGTAGACGAAAGAACCATTGCATCACACGCAGCAGAGTCTGAAAAGACCGGAAAAGGAGATACTTTCAAGTACGCGTGGGTTATGGATAACATTAAAGACGAAAGAGAAAGAGGTATCACAATCGATCTGGCTTTCCAGAAGTTTGAAACACCAAAGTACTTTTTCACTCTGATTGACGCACCAGGTCACAGAGACTTTATCAAAAACATGATTACCGGAGCATCTGAAGCAGATGCTGCAGTTCTAGTCCTTTCAGCAAAAGAAGGTGAAACAGATACTGCTATTGCTCCAGGTGGACAAGCAAGAGAACACGCATTCTTGCTCAAAACCCTAGGTGTAAACCAACTAATCGTAGCAATTAACAAGATGGATGACAGCAACTATTCCGAGGCAGCATACAAAGTTGCAAAGGAAAAGGCTGAAAAATTAATCAAATCTGTAGGTTACAAACTAGAAAACGTCCCAATCATTCCAGTATCTGGATGGAAAGGAGACAATCTGGTAAAGAAATCAGAAAACATGCCGTGGTGGACTGGAAAGACACTATTGCAAGCGTTCGATGATTTCACAAACCCAGAAAAGCCAATCGGAAAACCACTACGTGTTCCAATCCAAGACGTCTATACCATCACTGGTGTAGGTACAGTCCCGGTAGGAAGAGTAGAAACTGGCTCATTCAAACCAAACGATAAAATCATTGTAATGCCATCTGGCGCAACCGGCGAAGTCAAATCAATTGAGACCCACCACACTCAGCTAGAAAAAGCAGAGGCAGGTGACAACATTGGCTTCAACCTTCGAGGTGTTGAAAAGAAAGACATCAAAAGAGGCGATGTCATGGGTCACCCAGACAATCCACCAAAGGCAGCCAAAGAATTCAGAGCACAAATTATTGTAATTCACCACCCAACAGCAGTAGCACCTGGTTACACACCAGTAATGCACGCACACACCGCACAAGTTGCAGCAACAATCACAGAATTTGAAGCAAAAATTAACCCTGCAACAGGTGCAGTTGATGAACAAAATCCAAAATTCCTCAAAGTCGGAGATTCGGCAATTGTAAAAATTCGACCAGTACGCCCAACATGTGTTGAGACATTCAAAGACTTTCCAGAAATGGGACGCTTTGCACTTCGAGACATGGGCGCAACAATTGCAGCTGGTATTATCAAAGATATCACTGAAGAATACAAGCCATAA
- the rpsJ gene encoding 30S ribosomal protein S10, with protein MTQSARIKLTSTNLPKLDGVCTEIMGIGEKTGVRVKGPTPLPVKRLNVVTRKSPCGNGTETYEKWEMRMHRRIIDLSADDKAIRQLMRLKIPDDVYIELSLK; from the coding sequence TTGACTCAATCCGCCCGCATAAAACTGACAAGCACCAATCTTCCTAAACTCGACGGCGTTTGCACAGAGATTATGGGCATTGGAGAGAAAACAGGAGTCAGGGTCAAAGGTCCTACACCATTGCCCGTAAAGCGACTAAATGTGGTTACGAGAAAATCACCATGTGGCAATGGAACTGAAACCTATGAAAAATGGGAAATGAGAATGCACCGCAGAATAATTGATCTTAGCGCTGATGATAAAGCAATACGACAGTTAATGAGACTAAAAATTCCAGACGATGTTTATATCGAGTTGTCATTAAAGTAG
- a CDS encoding RNA polymerase Rbp10: MAPATEKFDVIYKCLRCGTNVTNTELTRLPEIKCICGFRVFTKVRPPIVKTLQAV; this comes from the coding sequence ATGGCACCAGCAACTGAAAAGTTTGATGTTATTTACAAATGCCTTCGGTGCGGAACAAACGTGACAAATACCGAACTCACAAGACTCCCTGAAATAAAATGTATTTGTGGTTTTAGGGTATTTACCAAAGTAAGACCCCCAATCGTTAAAACACTGCAAGCAGTCTAA
- a CDS encoding C2H2-type zinc finger protein — MIFRKGNLCDKCDQKFASQEELMQHKQIVHGNELPYDCKACNESFTNMQDMRTHLQKHHSYRKD, encoded by the coding sequence ATGATATTTAGAAAAGGTAACCTCTGCGACAAATGCGATCAAAAATTTGCTTCACAAGAAGAATTAATGCAGCACAAGCAAATTGTGCACGGTAATGAGCTGCCTTACGACTGCAAAGCATGTAATGAGTCATTTACAAATATGCAAGATATGCGAACACACTTGCAGAAACATCACAGCTATAGAAAAGATTAG
- a CDS encoding TIGR00725 family protein, with product MTKKRQILVIGNNESGSTPELEKLAYAVGFEVAKSGSVLITGGLGGVMKAASHGAHDAGGLTIGIIPQDNPSYANEYCDIVIPSGLGLSRDFLNALSADGVIIVGGGSGTLSETCAAYMHKKPIAALRSSGGIATKFADQYLDHRQNVKIVGVETPQEAVDYILSQITA from the coding sequence TTGACAAAAAAACGGCAGATTCTAGTCATAGGAAATAATGAGAGTGGATCGACTCCTGAGCTAGAAAAACTTGCGTATGCCGTTGGATTTGAAGTAGCAAAATCTGGTTCTGTTCTAATAACTGGTGGATTAGGAGGTGTGATGAAGGCAGCCTCGCATGGAGCACACGATGCTGGCGGGCTGACCATTGGGATAATTCCGCAGGACAATCCTTCATATGCAAACGAATACTGTGATATTGTCATTCCAAGTGGACTAGGGTTATCTAGAGATTTTCTTAATGCGTTATCGGCAGACGGCGTAATTATTGTGGGCGGTGGCTCTGGAACCTTGTCTGAAACTTGTGCTGCATACATGCACAAAAAACCAATCGCGGCATTAAGATCGTCTGGAGGAATCGCAACAAAATTTGCAGATCAATATTTAGATCATAGACAAAATGTCAAAATTGTAGGAGTAGAGACGCCACAAGAAGCTGTAGACTATATCCTAAGTCAAATTACTGCATAG